In Mycobacterium sp. Aquia_216, a genomic segment contains:
- a CDS encoding metallophosphoesterase family protein produces MQDSTNGRQPTGQPTLWAVSDLHTGHMGNKPVTESLHPSSPDDWLIVAGDVAERTDEIRWALDLLRRRFAKVIWVPGNHELWTTNRDPNQVFGKARYDYLVNMCDEMGVVTPEHPFPVWTERGGPATIVPMFLLYDYSFLPEGARSKAEGLEIARQRNVVATDEFLLSSEPYPTRDAWCRERVDITRARLEQLDWMTPTVLVNHFPLVREPCDALFYPEFSLWCGTTKTADWHTRYNAICSVYGHLHIPRTTWYDDVRFEEVSVGYPREWRRRKPPSWLRQVLPDPKYPPGYLNDFGGHFVITPEMKAQAAQFRERLRQRQSG; encoded by the coding sequence ATGCAGGATTCGACTAACGGGAGACAGCCGACAGGCCAACCGACCCTGTGGGCGGTCTCCGACCTGCATACGGGTCACATGGGCAATAAGCCGGTCACCGAATCGCTGCATCCGTCGTCGCCGGATGACTGGCTGATCGTCGCCGGCGACGTGGCCGAGCGCACCGACGAGATCCGTTGGGCCCTTGACCTGTTACGGCGCCGGTTCGCCAAGGTGATCTGGGTGCCGGGCAACCACGAGCTGTGGACCACCAATCGCGATCCGAATCAGGTGTTCGGCAAGGCGCGCTACGACTACCTGGTCAACATGTGCGACGAGATGGGCGTGGTCACGCCTGAGCATCCGTTTCCGGTGTGGACCGAGCGCGGCGGGCCCGCCACGATCGTGCCGATGTTCTTGCTGTACGACTACAGCTTCTTGCCGGAAGGCGCGCGGAGCAAAGCCGAGGGCCTGGAAATCGCGCGCCAGCGCAACGTGGTGGCGACCGACGAATTCCTGCTCTCCTCGGAGCCGTACCCGACCCGCGACGCCTGGTGCCGCGAGCGCGTGGACATCACCCGCGCCCGCCTCGAACAACTCGACTGGATGACGCCGACCGTCCTGGTGAATCACTTCCCGCTGGTGCGCGAACCCTGCGACGCGTTGTTCTACCCGGAGTTCTCGCTCTGGTGCGGGACCACCAAGACCGCCGACTGGCACACCCGTTACAACGCCATCTGCTCGGTCTACGGCCATCTGCACATTCCGCGGACCACCTGGTACGACGACGTGCGCTTCGAGGAAGTCTCGGTGGGTTACCCGCGCGAGTGGCGGCGCCGCAAGCCGCCCAGCTGGCTGCGTCAGGTGTTGCCGGACCCGAAGTACCCGCCCGGGTACCTCAACGACTTCGGCGGCCACTTCGTGATCACTCCCGAAATGAAGGCGCAGGCCGCGCAGTTCCGGGAACGATTGCGGCAGCGGCAGTCGGGATGA
- the truB gene encoding tRNA pseudouridine(55) synthase TruB, protein MTRGPGRPGLVVVDKPAGMTSHDVVGRCRRIFSTRKVGHAGTLDPMATGVLVIGIDRATKILGLLTASSKSYAATIRLGQTTSTEDAEGVLLQSISAEHLTDDAIAAAVAGLRGDIDQVPSSVSAIKVGGRRAYQLVRDGEAVELKARPVRIDRFEVAATRRSGAVIDLDVDVDCSAGTYIRALARDLGSALGVGGHLTSLRRTRVGRFELDQARSLDELAEQPRLNWTLDEACLLMFPRRVLTAAEVEATSHGRSLSPAGIDGVYAAGTEDGRVIALLHDEGSRTKSVVVLRPATMQDWTS, encoded by the coding sequence ATGACCCGCGGCCCCGGCCGGCCGGGATTGGTCGTCGTCGACAAGCCGGCCGGAATGACCAGTCACGATGTGGTGGGGCGTTGCCGCCGGATCTTTTCCACCCGCAAGGTCGGCCACGCCGGCACGCTGGATCCGATGGCCACCGGCGTCCTGGTGATCGGGATCGACCGCGCCACCAAGATCCTGGGCCTGTTGACGGCATCCTCGAAGTCGTATGCCGCTACCATCCGGCTGGGGCAGACCACCTCCACCGAGGACGCCGAAGGCGTACTGCTGCAAAGCATCTCGGCCGAACATCTGACGGATGACGCGATCGCGGCCGCGGTTGCCGGGCTGCGCGGCGATATCGACCAGGTGCCGTCGTCGGTCAGCGCGATCAAGGTCGGTGGCCGACGCGCCTATCAATTGGTCCGCGACGGCGAAGCCGTCGAGCTCAAGGCCCGTCCGGTACGCATCGACCGCTTCGAGGTGGCGGCGACCCGGCGCTCCGGCGCTGTCATCGACCTCGACGTCGACGTCGACTGCTCGGCGGGAACCTACATTCGCGCACTGGCCCGCGATCTCGGATCCGCGCTCGGGGTGGGCGGGCATCTGACGTCGTTGCGGCGCACCCGCGTCGGTCGCTTCGAGTTGGACCAGGCGCGTTCACTCGACGAGCTGGCCGAACAGCCGCGGCTGAACTGGACGCTGGACGAGGCGTGCCTGCTGATGTTTCCGCGTCGCGTGCTGACCGCGGCGGAGGTCGAGGCGACCAGCCATGGCCGGTCGTTGTCGCCGGCCGGTATCGACGGTGTCTATGCCGCCGGCACCGAGGACGGCCGGGTGATCGCGCTGCTGCACGACGAGGGTTCGCGGACTAAGTCGGTGGTGGTGTTGCGCCCCGCGACGATGCAGGACTGGACGTCCTGA
- a CDS encoding SHOCT domain-containing protein, which produces MKATVTPEAASAIAEIAQRHGLSQEAVLSMLVALRAGGGSMAQFSIPELGGSGQWMRGGMTMVGNMFDNALKARVDALCNELAQLLSTTAVFPPSTAPTEAGLFGSNNWWPADLGVPSSAGGQNDVRYAFFPGTRRLAIQIGGVTRIFDTGEHHIGGVQQQQGGGYGSVIFTSQLGTFGVSTLRDLGAQPAPEAAAPPPVPATPRAPQHQSQYQSTPPPRSAPETTPATPETSPATPGAGASGDAAAIVAAIESLAGLHQRGILSDEEFATKKAELLSRL; this is translated from the coding sequence ATGAAGGCAACGGTTACCCCCGAAGCCGCCAGCGCCATCGCCGAGATCGCGCAGCGCCATGGGCTCTCTCAAGAAGCGGTGCTGTCCATGCTGGTCGCGCTGCGTGCCGGCGGCGGCTCCATGGCCCAGTTCTCGATTCCCGAGCTCGGCGGCAGCGGGCAATGGATGCGGGGCGGGATGACGATGGTCGGCAACATGTTCGACAATGCGCTCAAGGCCCGCGTCGATGCGCTGTGCAACGAGCTGGCTCAGCTGCTTTCCACCACCGCGGTGTTTCCACCCTCGACCGCGCCCACTGAGGCGGGGTTGTTCGGTTCGAACAACTGGTGGCCCGCCGACCTCGGCGTGCCCAGCTCGGCGGGCGGGCAGAACGACGTGCGCTACGCGTTTTTTCCCGGCACCCGGCGACTGGCGATCCAGATCGGCGGTGTGACAAGAATTTTCGATACCGGTGAGCACCACATCGGCGGCGTGCAGCAGCAGCAGGGCGGCGGTTACGGCTCGGTGATCTTCACCAGCCAGTTGGGCACCTTCGGCGTCTCGACGCTGCGTGACCTCGGCGCCCAGCCGGCCCCCGAAGCCGCGGCACCACCACCCGTCCCTGCGACGCCACGTGCCCCGCAGCACCAGTCGCAGTACCAATCGACCCCGCCACCGCGGTCCGCACCCGAGACGACGCCGGCCACTCCCGAGACGTCGCCGGCCACACCCGGCGCCGGCGCCTCCGGGGATGCCGCGGCCATCGTGGCGGCCATCGAATCGCTCGCCGGGTTGCATCAGCGGGGCATCCTCTCCGACGAGGAGTTCGCGACGAAAAAGGCGGAGCTGCTCAGCCGGCTCTGA
- a CDS encoding DUF3558 domain-containing protein, giving the protein MFTKVRLIGALGAVMTAVVAGTAGWQGAPPASTGSGKTVDLRSTAQPMETTMKSPIVATTDPRPFDACEDIPFDALQRLGLAFTPPEHEDGLRCHLDAGNYQVAVEPIIWRTYEQSLPPDALETTIQGHRAATYWVLKPTYHNSYWFFSCMVAFKTSYGVLQQALYYSTVYSNPEVDCPSTNLQRANDLTPYYKF; this is encoded by the coding sequence ATGTTCACCAAGGTGCGCCTGATCGGGGCGCTCGGTGCGGTGATGACAGCGGTCGTCGCGGGCACGGCGGGCTGGCAAGGTGCCCCGCCCGCATCGACCGGAAGCGGCAAGACTGTCGACCTGCGGTCGACCGCGCAGCCGATGGAAACCACGATGAAGAGTCCGATCGTCGCCACCACCGACCCGCGGCCCTTCGACGCCTGCGAAGATATCCCGTTCGACGCCCTGCAGCGGCTCGGCTTGGCATTCACACCTCCCGAACACGAGGACGGACTGCGCTGCCACCTCGACGCGGGCAACTACCAGGTGGCCGTCGAACCCATCATCTGGCGCACCTACGAGCAGTCCCTGCCCCCCGACGCCCTCGAGACCACGATCCAGGGACACCGCGCCGCGACGTACTGGGTGCTGAAGCCGACCTACCACAACAGTTACTGGTTCTTCTCCTGCATGGTGGCTTTCAAAACCAGCTACGGCGTGCTCCAGCAGGCGCTGTACTACTCGACGGTCTACTCCAACCCCGAGGTCGACTGCCCGTCCACCAACCTGCAGCGGGCCAACGACCTCACGCCGTACTACAAGTTCTAG
- the pptT gene encoding 4'-phosphopantetheinyl transferase PptT yields MTADMLVSSVLPATLEMAQSMAYSEVYSDPPGLAPLPEEEPLIAKSVAKRRNEFITVRYCARVALGELGLPPVPILKGDKGEPCWPDGVVGSLTHCAGYRGAVVGRSAAVRSVGIDAEPHDVLPDGVLDAISLPQERTEIPQAMPDGLHWDRILFCAKEATYKAWFPLTKRWLGFEDAHITFEADGPAGGGFVSRILIDPEALSGPPLTTLRGRWAVDRGLVLTAIVL; encoded by the coding sequence ATGACCGCAGACATGCTGGTGTCGTCGGTGTTGCCGGCGACCTTGGAGATGGCGCAGTCGATGGCGTATTCGGAGGTGTACTCCGATCCGCCCGGCCTGGCCCCGTTGCCGGAGGAAGAGCCGCTGATCGCCAAGTCGGTCGCCAAGCGGCGCAACGAGTTCATCACCGTCCGGTACTGCGCCCGGGTCGCGCTGGGTGAGCTGGGACTGCCACCGGTGCCGATCCTCAAGGGCGACAAGGGAGAACCCTGCTGGCCCGACGGCGTGGTCGGCAGCCTGACCCACTGCGCCGGGTATCGCGGTGCGGTGGTGGGGCGCAGTGCCGCGGTGCGCTCGGTGGGGATCGATGCCGAACCGCACGACGTGTTGCCGGACGGCGTCCTGGATGCGATCAGCCTGCCGCAGGAACGCACCGAAATCCCGCAGGCAATGCCCGACGGTCTGCATTGGGACCGAATCTTGTTCTGCGCCAAGGAGGCAACGTACAAGGCGTGGTTCCCGCTGACCAAGAGATGGCTGGGTTTCGAAGACGCCCACATCACCTTCGAGGCCGACGGCCCGGCGGGCGGCGGGTTCGTGTCGCGGATCCTGATCGATCCGGAGGCGCTGTCGGGTCCGCCGCTGACCACGCTGCGGGGCCGCTGGGCGGTCGACCGCGGACTCGTGCTGACCGCGATCGTCCTATGA
- a CDS encoding PPE family protein: MDFGALPPEVNSGRMYSGPGPATLLAAAAEWEELAAEMNEAASRCVSVVTELIGGSWTGPSSMAMTAAVLPYAGWVRTTAARCEDAAAKATAAANAYETAYAMTVPPALIVANRARLAALVASNLVGQNTPAIMVAEAEYSGMWAQDAAAMYSYAANSAGTSGLSTFASPPLPADPSVSTTQHGSAAGLSTKMLNSAATTLRGLASPGNGVATAAGTGAPLAASGISSSLTMLSHLAKSSKSVTTSTTVGMKTASQLAATAMTGLVDVGTGSAPEIGTSALGFGSDGFGLSTDISGFALDLAGSGLELIGGDSLLGAEEAVPTEFGALGSLDGLNPLVDPWSAGLGGDPSAGLGQASQLGTLSVPPGWANALSGNEGDPGTHVASPAGHHGSATGAAHRHTAKLPMGGMVGRQSGGAAHRVGVHTSLIPRSPIGG; encoded by the coding sequence ATGGATTTTGGGGCGCTGCCACCCGAAGTGAACTCCGGCCGAATGTATTCGGGCCCCGGGCCCGCGACCCTGCTGGCCGCCGCCGCGGAATGGGAGGAGTTGGCCGCGGAGATGAACGAGGCTGCCAGCAGGTGCGTGTCGGTGGTCACCGAATTGATCGGTGGTTCCTGGACGGGCCCATCGTCGATGGCGATGACAGCAGCAGTTCTGCCTTACGCCGGATGGGTCAGGACCACGGCGGCACGATGCGAGGACGCGGCCGCCAAGGCCACCGCCGCAGCGAACGCCTACGAAACGGCATATGCGATGACGGTGCCACCGGCGCTGATCGTCGCCAACCGCGCTCGGCTTGCGGCATTGGTCGCCAGCAACCTCGTCGGACAGAACACGCCCGCCATCATGGTTGCTGAGGCCGAGTACAGCGGAATGTGGGCCCAGGACGCTGCGGCGATGTACAGCTATGCGGCCAATTCGGCTGGTACCTCAGGGCTTTCAACCTTTGCCTCACCGCCGCTCCCGGCCGATCCGAGCGTGTCCACGACCCAGCACGGTAGCGCGGCGGGGCTGTCGACCAAGATGTTGAACTCGGCCGCGACCACACTGCGAGGACTCGCCAGCCCCGGAAATGGCGTCGCGACGGCGGCCGGCACCGGGGCGCCGCTGGCGGCATCGGGGATTTCCTCCTCTCTCACCATGCTCTCGCACCTGGCCAAATCCTCCAAAAGCGTCACGACGAGCACGACCGTGGGAATGAAGACCGCCTCGCAGCTCGCCGCCACCGCGATGACCGGCCTGGTTGACGTCGGCACCGGCAGTGCACCCGAAATCGGCACCAGCGCATTGGGGTTCGGCTCGGACGGCTTCGGTTTAAGCACCGACATCAGCGGGTTCGCCCTCGACCTGGCCGGCTCCGGCCTCGAATTAATAGGCGGTGATTCGCTTTTGGGCGCCGAAGAGGCCGTCCCCACCGAATTCGGCGCCCTCGGGTCGCTGGATGGATTGAACCCGCTCGTCGACCCGTGGTCGGCAGGATTGGGCGGCGACCCCTCGGCCGGTCTCGGTCAAGCCTCCCAACTGGGAACCTTGTCGGTACCGCCCGGCTGGGCCAACGCGTTGTCGGGCAACGAGGGCGACCCGGGCACCCATGTTGCTTCGCCGGCGGGCCACCACGGATCGGCCACTGGGGCAGCACATCGCCACACCGCCAAACTACCCATGGGTGGCATGGTGGGCCGTCAATCCGGCGGCGCTGCACACCGAGTGGGTGTGCACACCTCCCTCATTCCGCGTTCACCGATAGGAGGCTAG
- a CDS encoding histone deacetylase family protein: protein MATLLLHHPSFAEHKTSGGHPERPDRYRAVEAVLGQPQFDALVRERAELADLATTRYVHSNRYVDGLEAARPADGYVYLDGGDTMMEPSTWEVVLRGVGGTLQAIDKVLTGQVQNAFVACRPPGHHAETERAMGFCLFNNVSIGARHAQHKHGVTRVAIVDFDVHHGNGTQQIFYSDSDVLYASTHQMPLFPGTGAPGESGVGNIFNSPLKPGDGGAELREAFQQRILPALDKFAPELILVSAGFDAHERDPLGSLTMTADDFGWVTRELMDSAERLCDGRLVAILEGGYDLQGLADSVAAHVSELVKG, encoded by the coding sequence ATGGCCACTCTGCTGCTACACCATCCCAGTTTCGCTGAGCACAAGACCAGCGGTGGGCATCCGGAGCGGCCGGATCGTTACCGGGCAGTGGAGGCGGTGCTCGGCCAGCCGCAGTTCGACGCGCTGGTGCGCGAGCGAGCCGAGTTGGCCGACCTCGCGACAACGCGCTACGTGCATTCGAACCGTTACGTCGACGGGCTCGAAGCCGCGCGTCCGGCGGACGGCTACGTGTACCTCGATGGCGGCGACACCATGATGGAGCCATCAACGTGGGAGGTGGTCTTGCGCGGGGTGGGCGGCACGCTGCAGGCGATCGACAAAGTTCTGACGGGGCAGGTCCAGAACGCGTTCGTGGCATGCCGGCCACCGGGCCATCATGCCGAAACCGAACGGGCTATGGGCTTTTGCTTGTTCAACAACGTCAGCATCGGAGCGCGGCATGCGCAGCACAAGCATGGAGTGACACGGGTTGCGATCGTCGACTTCGACGTCCACCACGGCAACGGCACGCAGCAGATCTTCTACTCGGATTCCGATGTGTTGTACGCCTCCACCCATCAGATGCCGCTCTTCCCCGGAACCGGGGCGCCAGGAGAAAGCGGGGTGGGCAATATTTTCAACTCACCGCTGAAGCCCGGTGACGGCGGCGCCGAATTGCGCGAGGCCTTTCAGCAACGAATACTGCCCGCGCTCGACAAGTTCGCTCCGGAGTTGATTCTGGTGTCTGCGGGCTTCGACGCGCACGAGCGTGACCCGCTCGGTTCGCTGACGATGACCGCGGATGACTTTGGCTGGGTCACCCGCGAGTTGATGGACTCAGCCGAAAGACTTTGTGACGGAAGGCTGGTGGCGATATTGGAGGGCGGTTACGATCTTCAGGGACTGGCAGATTCCGTCGCAGCTCACGTCAGCGAGCTGGTCAAGGGTTAG
- a CDS encoding CocE/NonD family hydrolase, which translates to MSLTSIRPAEPALHTLTQAGVNALGRLLRLRPASTGYTVNRVEVPMRDGVRLVADHYAPTTSGPLGTVLLRGPYGRGFPFSLLFARPYAARGYHVVLQSVRGTFGSAGVFEPMVNEATDGADTAAWLVEQPWFTGRFATIGPSYLGFTQWALFQEPPPQLAAAVITAGPHDFAASVWGTGSFAVSDFLGWSNLVAHQEDPVRLKAGIRQLRAPRRVARAVAEAPLGAAARRMLGTGAPWFESWMENPDPEHPFWEPLRFGAALDRVDVPVLLLGGWQDTFLRQTLQQYGHLRGRGVDVAMTIGPWTHTELLTKGLATSARETLDWLDTHLAGTTSLSRPSRVRVCVTGQGWRNLPDWPPVTSQRALYLRPGRYLDNTSPTDLTALPPATFRYDPAYPTPTIGGALLSPIGGYRDDSRLALRDDVLTFNSATLLDDLGVYGSPVVELAHSSDNPHVDLFVRVSEVDARGRSRNISDGYRRLRAPAKTVSIELDPIAHRFRAGSRIRLLITGSWSPRYARNLGTDEPILTARQSRPAAHAIAYGRSRLLLPVGPRDLSANGVADPGGDLD; encoded by the coding sequence GTGAGCCTGACATCGATTCGACCCGCGGAGCCCGCGCTGCACACCCTGACCCAGGCGGGGGTCAACGCGTTGGGCCGGTTGTTGAGGCTGCGGCCGGCCAGCACCGGCTACACCGTGAACCGGGTTGAAGTACCGATGCGCGACGGCGTGCGGCTGGTGGCCGATCACTACGCACCGACCACGTCCGGCCCCCTCGGTACCGTGCTGCTGCGCGGGCCCTACGGGCGCGGATTTCCGTTCTCGCTGTTGTTCGCCCGGCCGTATGCGGCGCGCGGCTACCACGTCGTGCTGCAGAGCGTGCGCGGGACGTTCGGGTCGGCCGGGGTTTTCGAGCCGATGGTCAACGAAGCCACCGACGGCGCCGACACCGCCGCCTGGCTGGTCGAGCAGCCCTGGTTCACCGGCCGGTTCGCCACCATCGGACCGTCGTACCTGGGATTCACCCAGTGGGCGCTGTTTCAGGAGCCGCCTCCGCAGCTGGCCGCGGCCGTCATCACCGCGGGCCCCCACGATTTCGCGGCCTCCGTGTGGGGCACCGGGTCATTTGCGGTCAGCGACTTCTTGGGCTGGAGCAATCTCGTTGCCCACCAGGAGGACCCCGTGCGCCTCAAGGCCGGCATCCGCCAGTTGCGGGCGCCGCGCCGAGTCGCGAGAGCGGTCGCGGAGGCGCCCCTCGGTGCGGCGGCCCGGCGGATGCTCGGCACCGGAGCACCGTGGTTCGAATCGTGGATGGAAAACCCCGACCCGGAGCATCCGTTCTGGGAGCCGTTGCGGTTCGGCGCGGCGCTGGATCGCGTGGACGTGCCGGTGCTGCTGCTCGGCGGCTGGCAGGACACCTTCCTGCGGCAAACGCTGCAGCAGTACGGCCACCTGCGCGGCCGCGGCGTCGACGTCGCGATGACGATCGGCCCGTGGACGCACACCGAGCTGCTCACCAAGGGACTGGCCACCAGTGCGCGCGAAACCCTGGACTGGCTGGACACCCATCTGGCAGGCACCACGTCCCTGAGCCGCCCCAGCAGAGTTCGCGTCTGCGTGACCGGCCAGGGCTGGCGCAACCTGCCCGACTGGCCACCCGTCACGTCGCAGCGCGCGCTGTACCTGCGGCCCGGGCGCTATCTGGACAACACGTCGCCCACGGACCTGACGGCGCTGCCGCCGGCGACCTTCCGCTACGACCCGGCCTACCCGACACCGACCATCGGTGGCGCGCTGCTGTCGCCGATCGGCGGTTATCGCGACGACAGTCGTCTCGCACTGCGCGACGACGTGCTGACCTTCAACAGCGCGACCCTGCTGGACGATCTGGGCGTGTACGGTAGCCCGGTCGTCGAGCTGGCGCACAGCTCGGACAACCCGCACGTCGACCTGTTCGTCCGGGTCAGCGAGGTCGACGCCAGGGGCCGCTCGCGAAACATCAGCGACGGTTACCGGCGGCTGCGCGCGCCGGCGAAGACCGTCAGCATCGAACTCGACCCGATCGCGCACCGCTTCCGCGCCGGCTCCCGCATCCGGCTGCTCATCACCGGCAGCTGGTCGCCCCGCTACGCGCGCAACCTAGGCACCGACGAGCCGATACTGACGGCCCGGCAATCGAGGCCAGCCGCCCACGCCATTGCCTACGGGCGATCCCGGCTGCTGCTTCCGGTCGGCCCGCGCGACCTGTCAGCCAACGGCGTCGCGGACCCGGGCGGCGACCTCGACTAG
- a CDS encoding glycerate kinase — protein sequence MRGNVVLAPDKFKGSLTGEQAARAMAQGVCRAVPTMTPVVCPVADGGEGTLDAVLAAGFERVDAHASGPTGAPVHTAYARKDERAVIEMADICGLQRLPAATPAPVTATSYGLGTVMAQALDDGCRDIVITVGGSASTDGGAGMLMALGAKIFDRHGRPIAMGARGLADAAHLDLSRLHPHLGEATVTLAADVDSPLCGPLGAAAVYGPQKGVLAEQVAELDHGLTRWADLVETAVGADCRDAPGAGAAGGVGFAAVAVLRARMRPGIAMILDLVELDRKLLGARMVITGEGSLDGQSLRGKAPVGVSRYAHAHGIPTFAVAGVSTLTGVQARAAGFGAVRTLNEVEPDLSRCTKYAATLVALVTERLVRESAEC from the coding sequence ATGAGGGGCAACGTCGTGCTCGCGCCGGACAAGTTCAAGGGTTCGCTGACAGGTGAGCAGGCTGCGCGGGCAATGGCGCAGGGCGTGTGCCGCGCAGTTCCTACGATGACCCCGGTCGTCTGCCCTGTCGCAGACGGAGGAGAGGGCACCCTCGACGCCGTGTTGGCGGCCGGATTTGAGCGCGTAGACGCGCACGCGTCGGGCCCGACGGGTGCACCCGTGCACACCGCGTATGCCCGCAAGGATGAGCGTGCGGTCATCGAGATGGCGGATATCTGTGGTCTGCAGCGGCTTCCGGCGGCAACGCCGGCGCCGGTGACAGCGACGAGCTACGGGTTGGGCACCGTGATGGCCCAAGCGCTGGATGACGGCTGCCGCGACATCGTCATCACCGTCGGCGGCAGTGCAAGCACCGATGGCGGCGCGGGGATGCTGATGGCGCTGGGTGCGAAGATATTCGATCGCCACGGTCGGCCGATTGCTATGGGTGCTCGGGGCCTGGCCGACGCTGCGCACCTCGATCTCAGCCGGTTGCATCCCCACCTCGGCGAGGCCACGGTCACGCTGGCCGCCGACGTGGATAGCCCGCTGTGCGGTCCACTCGGTGCCGCCGCGGTCTACGGGCCGCAAAAGGGCGTCCTCGCCGAGCAAGTTGCCGAGCTGGATCACGGGCTCACCAGATGGGCGGACCTGGTCGAAACTGCGGTGGGCGCCGACTGCCGAGACGCGCCCGGCGCCGGCGCCGCGGGAGGGGTGGGATTCGCCGCGGTCGCGGTACTGCGCGCGCGCATGAGGCCCGGCATCGCAATGATCCTCGACCTAGTCGAGCTGGACCGAAAGTTGTTGGGCGCCAGGATGGTCATCACCGGTGAAGGGTCCCTCGACGGCCAGTCGTTGCGCGGCAAAGCGCCCGTCGGTGTTTCGCGATACGCCCACGCACACGGCATCCCGACCTTCGCCGTCGCCGGAGTGTCTACGTTGACGGGTGTTCAGGCCCGGGCGGCGGGCTTCGGCGCGGTGCGCACCCTCAACGAAGTCGAGCCCGATCTTTCGCGCTGCACCAAGTACGCCGCCACACTGGTGGCCCTGGTCACCGAGCGACTGGTCCGCGAGAGCGCCGAGTGCTGA
- a CDS encoding DUF2277 family protein translates to MCRNITELRGLQPAATAEEIAAAARQYVRKVSGITHPSASNAEAFEAAVAEVTETTTRLLQSLPARRQPPKTVPPLRRPEVVARLAATK, encoded by the coding sequence ATGTGCCGGAACATCACCGAACTGCGCGGTTTGCAGCCTGCGGCCACGGCGGAGGAAATCGCCGCGGCCGCGCGCCAGTACGTGCGCAAAGTCAGCGGCATCACGCACCCGTCGGCCTCTAACGCCGAGGCGTTCGAGGCCGCGGTCGCCGAGGTCACGGAAACGACGACGCGCTTGCTGCAGTCCCTGCCGGCGCGCCGCCAGCCGCCCAAGACCGTCCCGCCGTTGCGCCGGCCCGAGGTAGTGGCGCGCCTCGCCGCGACGAAATGA
- a CDS encoding DUF1802 family protein, producing the protein MTLTATTPALKEWSAAVHALLDGRQYVLLRKGGIGEKRFEVAAPEFLLFPTVAHSHEARVRPEHRDLLAAAADDSTEDRLVIRAAAKVVAALAVNRPERLGDIEDLHIWTAESVRADRLDFRPKHKLAALVVSVIPLVEPIRLTRTPEYGGCTSWVQLPARPAFGAPIHDDAVLVEVAARVRDAVG; encoded by the coding sequence ATGACGCTCACCGCAACCACACCCGCGCTCAAGGAGTGGAGCGCGGCCGTGCATGCACTGCTGGACGGTCGGCAGTACGTGCTGTTGCGCAAGGGCGGCATCGGGGAGAAGCGGTTCGAAGTGGCGGCCCCGGAGTTCTTGCTGTTTCCGACGGTTGCGCACAGCCACGAAGCGCGGGTTCGGCCCGAGCATCGCGATCTGCTGGCCGCTGCCGCGGACGACAGCACCGAGGATCGGCTGGTGATTCGGGCGGCAGCGAAAGTTGTTGCCGCACTCGCGGTTAACCGCCCAGAGCGGCTGGGAGACATCGAGGATCTGCATATCTGGACGGCCGAGTCGGTGCGCGCCGACCGGCTCGACTTCCGGCCCAAGCACAAGCTCGCCGCGCTGGTGGTGTCCGTGATTCCGCTGGTCGAGCCGATACGCCTGACCCGCACCCCCGAGTACGGGGGATGCACCAGTTGGGTGCAGCTGCCCGCGCGGCCGGCTTTCGGGGCACCGATCCACGACGATGCGGTGCTAGTCGAGGTCGCCGCCCGGGTCCGCGACGCCGTTGGCTGA